The genomic interval GGCGCCTGCACGGGGGCTATCACGCCCACGTCCGGACCCTGCCGCTGCTGGCGCGCTGCGACGAGCACGACAGCGCCGCGACGTACCCCTGCGCGCTGGACGTGCACATCCAGAAGCCGCTGCCGCTCGAGCAGGACGTGGCCTTCGACGCCGAGTACACACGCGGCGAGTGGGGCTGGGAGCTGGCCACTCGCTTCGAACACAGCGACCGGCTGCGCGCCACGTTGCGGTCGCTGCCCGCCGGGCCGCTGCTGAACGCCGACGAGCTGGAGCGCTATCGGCAGCAGTACGAGGCCTCACAGCCGGCCCAGGGCCGCTTCAAGATGTTCGGCGTGACCGTCCAGCTGGGCGCCGAGGTGGTGTTCGTGACGGGCCGTGACCCGTTGCACACCGAGCCCGACAGCCAGCTGGCGGATCTGTGCGACGCGCGCGGCGCGTTCGGCCCGGCGCTCATCGCAGCGCAGCTGGACGCCGTGGGGGCCGTGGCGCAGGGCACGCGCATGCGGCACCCGCACTTCACCAAGCGCATCGAGCTGGCCTTCGCGAGCGGCAGCGTGCCCGCCAGCACGGGCTTCGTGTTCTTGGCGGACCGCACGCGCATCGAGGAGGACACCGCCTCCACCACGGCCCCCGTCGAGATCAAGGGCCAGCTGTGGGGGACTGTGCGCGTGCCCGTCGCGCTGGTCGACGCGACCTTCGAGCGCGCGCTCGCCGTGGGGCACGTCACCGTGCACCCCGTGGACCCGGAGAAGTTCGCGGGGCTCACGGAGATGCGCAAGCTGCGTGACGACAGCGCGGCGTGACGGACGCCGCACCGGGCCACGGGTGATAGCCTCGGGGTGTGACGAGCTTCGACGGAGACGGTGCGGGTCCCGAACCCGGTGGTGGCGTTCCTTCGGGGGCTGGGCCCGCGGCCGCGCCGCCCCCCGGCGGGAGCACAGGTGGGCCCTTCGCCCTGAGCCCCAGCGACAGCGCCCCGGTGCGGACCATCGCGGACTTCAACGCCGCCATGGACGTGTTCAAGACCCTGCTGGGACAGCTGGTCCCGAGCGGGCTCCTGGGGGCGTTCGGGGTCCTGGCGGCGGCCTCGCTCGCGGCGAACAGCCCGCTGTGGGTGGCGCAGTACCTGGACCACCGAGTGCGTGCCCAGGTCTTCGCAGGAGACTTCGACGCGTTCGCGGGGACGGGACTGCTCTCGACCGCGCTGAAGGTGTTCGCGGCGCTGCTGTCGGTGCTGGTGTTCGCCGCGCGGCTCGGTCTGGCGCGCCCGATGCGCGCGCTCGTGCTCGGCGGCGACGCCCCAACGCGCGGCGTAGGCGACATCCTGCGCGTCTCGCTCGAGCGCTTCGCTCCCAACCTCGGCATGGTGCTGGCGTACGCCGTGGCCGTGTCGGTGGGGTTCGGCGCGTGCATCCTGCCAGGCTTCGCCGCGGCGATCATGCTCTACCCGGCGCTCTACCTCGTCGCCACGGGGCGGGAGTTCGGTGACGCCTTCAGCATGGGCGTGGACTGGATGTCACGACACACCGGGGCGCTGCTGGGCACGCTCGGCGTCCTCGTCGCCATCGGCGTGGTGCTGTTCTGTTGCAGCTGCGGAACGCTGGACATGTTCGGGTCGGCGCGCGACGTCGGGACCTCGCTGCTCCTGCTGCCGCTCGTGACGGTGGCCAACGAAGCCATCTCGGCGGTGACGCTGACCTTCCTGGCGAGTGGCTGCATCGCCGCGGACCAGGCAGAGTCGACCGTGGCGCCACGCGGCCCGACCGGACCGTTCTGACGCCATACGACGGCCCCGCATCGTGCCAGCGAGTGGCGCGCGGTGTACGCTGACGCCGCATGTCTCCGTCTCGCTCGCTGCTGCTCTGCGCTGCCCTGCTCCTCGCCCGTCCCACGCTCGCGGCGGCGGATGTCCCCAGCTCCGCGGCGCGCGAGGGAGCGACGCCCAGCCCGGCGCGAGCCACCGCGGGCAGCGAGGCGCGCCCACGCGACACGGGCGCGGGGACGACCGACCCGCAGGGGACGCCATCCACCGAGGACGCGAGCACGCCCCCCACGGTGACCGAGCGCATCTTGAGTGGCATCCGCCGCGTCGGGCCCCTCGTCGTGACCATCACGCGTGAGGCGCGCGACCTGGCGCTGGGGAACATCAACGTGTTCGCGCGCGCGGCACGCGTCGCGCCAGCCAACCTGGGTGACGGCATGCTCGGCTATCGCCTCACCGGCATCCGGCAGCACTCCGTGGTGGCCGCCCTCGGGCTGCGCAACGGGGACGTGCTGCGCAGCATCAACGGCCGGCCGACCACCACGCCCGGCGAGGTGCTGGCCGCCTATGGAGGGCTGCGGGGCGCGGGCGCGTGGTCCGTCGTGGTCCACCGCCGGGGCGCAGACGTGACGCTCGTGGTGCGCGTGGTAGACCCTGCGGCCGAGGCCCCCCCGGGGACGTCGAGCACGGCACGGAGCGCGACGACGCCCGCAGCGGGGACGTCGTCCGCCGGTGCCCGAGACGGCGCCGAGACGAGCCCCCCGTCCGTCAGCCGACGTTCAACGCGGGGCCCGTCTCGCGCGCGCGAGTAGCGGCCCGGGCGTCCTGACGGCCACGGGGTGCGCCCGCGCGGCTGAAGCGCAGGTGGGCGTCGTCGACCCTGTCGAAGCGCAGCGCGCGCAGGTCACGCCTGTAGCTCTGCGGCAGCTGCCAGGGTGACTCGTCGCCCTGGCGCGGCAGCACGTCCTTGGCGCGCGCGACGTAGCCCGAGGCCATCTCCAACATCGGCCTGACGCCCACGCGCGCCCCGGGGTGCCGCGCCACCACCTGGTTCACGCCTTGCGCGTCCATCCTCCCCAGCAGGCGGCACACGTACTCGGCTACCAGGTCGGCGCGCAGGGTCCACGACGCGTTGGTGTAGCCCACGGTGAGCGAGAGGTTCGGGACACCCGCGAACATCACGCCCTTGTACGTGAGCGCCTCGTTCATGGCCTGGGGCACGCCATCCACCTCGATATCCATGCCGCCGAACAGGCGCAGCTCGAGCCCGGTGGCCGTGATGATGATGTCCGCCTCGAGCTCCTGACCGGAGGCGAGGCGCAAGCCCGTCTCGGTGAACGTCTCGATGTGGTCCGTGACCACCGACACGCGCCCCTCGCGGATGGCCGTGAACATGTCGCCGTCGGGCACGGCGCACATGCGCTCGTCCCACGGCTTGTAGCGCGGCGTGAAGTGCCGCATGGAGGAGGCACCGGCGAGCTGCTTCTGCACACCCGCCAGCAGCGCCTTCCTGGCGATCCCGGGCGCGCGTTTGCTGCCCTGGTAGACCGCCGCCTGGGCGGAGAAGAAGGCCAGGCGCGCCGCCTGATGCACCACCTGGTCGGGGAGGAAGCGCCGCAGCCAGGGGGAGATGCGGTCCGCCCGCGGCACGCTGAGGAGATACGTCGGCGAGCGCTGCAGCATGGTCACGTGCGCGGCCTTGTCGGCCATCGAGGGGACCAGCGTGATGGCCGTGGCGCCCGAACCGATGACCACCACGCGTTTGCCCGTGTAGTCCAGGTCCTCGGGCCAGAATTGCGGGTGGACGATCTGCCCTTGGAAGCGGTCACGCCCCTCGAACTTCGGCGTGAAGCCTTGGTCGTAGCTGTAGTAGCCCGAGCACATCATCAGGAAGTTGCAGCGCAGCGTGACGTCACGCGTGCCTTGGTCGTCGGTGTGTGTCGCGCGCACCGTCCAGCGCGCGGTCTCGCTCGACCATGACGCGTGGGTGACCTTGTGGCCGAAGCGGATGTGCTGGTCGATGCCGGCCTCGCGCGCGGTCTCCTCGACATAGGACCGGATGAGGGACCCGTCGGCGATGGTCTGGGTGCTCTTCCAAGGCTTGAACTTGTACCCGAGCGTGTACATGTCCGTGTCCGAGCGCACCCCGGGGTAGCGGAACAGGTCCCAGGTGCCGCCCATGCGCTGCCGCCCCTCGAGCAACGCGAAGGTCTTGCCGGGGCACTTGTCACGCAGGTGCCAGGCGGCTCCCACGCCAGACAGGCCCGCACCCACGATCAGCACATCCACGTCGTCGTTGTTCATCAGCGTTCCTTTCGCTCCCGGTCAGCATGCCAAGGGCGGCCCGCGGAGGGCACGGCGTGAGCGGCCAAGTTCTGGTCGTTTCGGGCCAGCCCCGCCCCCAACCGCGCGCACCCCTCAGGCGGCGCTGCGCGAAAGCGAGCGCACCCAAGCCAGCCCCTCGGCCGGCGTGGCGCACACCAAGTGCGGCATCGGGAAGGGTCGCACCCACAGGATGGCCGTGAGCACCCCGCGCTGGAGCGCGTTGGACAGCACGATGGCCTGTCCGCTCACGGTCTCGGCGAGCAGCGCGCTGTGGTCCTCGAGGAACTGCGCCATGCGCCTGCGCTCCTTGGCCCCGGGGGGCTGTGAGTTGCGGCCGTCGACCACGATGCCGATCTTGACGCCCGACTGCTTCGCGCCACGCATCGAGCTCAGCAGCCGCTCGTGGTAGCGCTCGTACTCGTCCGCATCGACGTTACCCGTGATGGTGATCAGCACGTTGGGGTGGATGGAGTCGTCGAAGTAGATGGGCATACGTGTTCTGGCCAGGGCTCGCACCCCCGCGCACGCAGCCCCAGGATACCCGTTCTTGCGGCGTTCGTCTCGGGGCCAGACGGTCGCACGAGATGCGCTTGCCCGATCAGTTGCTCAGGCCGAACCAGGGGATGAGCATCAGCGCGGGGAACCCGGCCGGCGCAGGGGGCGCTGCTCCGCAGCGCGCGCCCGGTCCGAAGTCACCTTCGTAAGACAAGCGGATGTCGCTTCCCCTCGACCGGATGGAAGACACGCGTCCCTGGCCGTCGTGGACGACGTCGTCCGTCATGCGCTCCGCGCCGCTCTCGTCGCGAACGACGACGCTCGTCACGAGACCGGTA from Sandaracinaceae bacterium carries:
- a CDS encoding NAD(P)/FAD-dependent oxidoreductase, whose amino-acid sequence is MNNDDVDVLIVGAGLSGVGAAWHLRDKCPGKTFALLEGRQRMGGTWDLFRYPGVRSDTDMYTLGYKFKPWKSTQTIADGSLIRSYVEETAREAGIDQHIRFGHKVTHASWSSETARWTVRATHTDDQGTRDVTLRCNFLMMCSGYYSYDQGFTPKFEGRDRFQGQIVHPQFWPEDLDYTGKRVVVIGSGATAITLVPSMADKAAHVTMLQRSPTYLLSVPRADRISPWLRRFLPDQVVHQAARLAFFSAQAAVYQGSKRAPGIARKALLAGVQKQLAGASSMRHFTPRYKPWDERMCAVPDGDMFTAIREGRVSVVTDHIETFTETGLRLASGQELEADIIITATGLELRLFGGMDIEVDGVPQAMNEALTYKGVMFAGVPNLSLTVGYTNASWTLRADLVAEYVCRLLGRMDAQGVNQVVARHPGARVGVRPMLEMASGYVARAKDVLPRQGDESPWQLPQSYRRDLRALRFDRVDDAHLRFSRAGAPRGRQDARAATRARETGPALNVG